The proteins below come from a single Ruegeria sp. SCSIO 43209 genomic window:
- a CDS encoding glycine C-acetyltransferase, producing MADAFLSHISDTLAQIEAEGLYKRERMITSPQGGEITVGDKQVINLCANNYLGLADHPALINAAKGVMEPKGFGMASVRFICGTQDIHRELEQKLAKFLNKDDSILFAACFDANGGLFEPLLGPEDAIISDSLNHASIIDGVRLCKAKRYRYMNNDMNDLEAWLKQAREDGARHIMIATDGVFSMDGYLANLPKIRELADKYDAIVMVDDCHATGFMGPNGAGTPDHFGVDVDILTGTLGKALGGAIGGYIAGPQPVIDLLRQRARPYLFSNSLPPSIVAAGLEAIRLVEEGDMLRAQLFGNAKYWRAGLENLGFDLLPGEHPIIPVMLGEATLAQDMASRLFDEGVYVSGFFFPVVPRGQARIRTQMNAALTRDELDRALAAFGRVGKELGII from the coding sequence ATGGCTGATGCATTCCTGTCCCATATTTCGGATACACTCGCGCAGATTGAGGCAGAGGGTCTGTACAAGCGCGAACGGATGATCACCTCGCCTCAGGGCGGTGAGATTACGGTGGGCGACAAGCAGGTGATCAACTTGTGCGCCAACAACTATCTGGGTTTGGCCGATCACCCCGCGCTGATCAACGCCGCCAAAGGCGTCATGGAGCCCAAGGGGTTCGGCATGGCCTCGGTCCGGTTCATCTGCGGTACGCAGGACATTCATCGCGAACTTGAGCAGAAGCTGGCAAAGTTCCTGAACAAGGACGATTCAATTCTGTTCGCTGCCTGCTTCGACGCCAATGGCGGGTTGTTTGAGCCTTTGTTAGGGCCCGAAGACGCCATCATCTCTGACAGTCTAAATCATGCCTCGATCATCGACGGGGTACGGCTGTGCAAGGCAAAACGCTATCGCTACATGAACAACGACATGAATGACCTCGAAGCGTGGCTGAAACAAGCGCGCGAGGACGGGGCGCGGCATATCATGATCGCAACCGATGGCGTGTTCTCAATGGATGGCTATCTGGCCAATCTGCCGAAGATTCGCGAGCTGGCCGACAAATACGACGCCATCGTGATGGTCGATGACTGCCACGCCACCGGCTTTATGGGGCCAAACGGAGCGGGCACGCCGGACCACTTCGGCGTCGACGTGGATATTCTGACGGGAACTTTGGGCAAGGCACTTGGGGGGGCAATCGGCGGTTATATCGCCGGGCCGCAGCCAGTGATCGACCTGCTGCGGCAGCGGGCGCGGCCCTATCTGTTCTCAAACTCGCTGCCGCCGTCCATCGTTGCCGCAGGGCTTGAGGCAATCCGTCTGGTTGAAGAAGGTGACATGCTGCGCGCCCAATTGTTCGGCAATGCCAAGTACTGGCGCGCCGGGTTAGAGAATCTCGGCTTCGACCTACTTCCGGGCGAACACCCGATCATCCCGGTCATGCTGGGTGAAGCGACCCTGGCGCAGGATATGGCATCGCGATTGTTTGACGAAGGCGTCTATGTTTCGGGCTTTTTCTTCCCTGTCGTGCCGCGTGGTCAGGCCCGAATCAGAACGCAGATGAATGCGGCTCTAACACGCGACGAATTAGACCGGGCGCTCGCGGCATTTGGCAGGGTCGGCAAAGAATTGGGGATAATCTGA
- a CDS encoding helix-turn-helix domain-containing protein translates to MTENTDDILTRLPARLKEARRAKGLSLEAVANLSGVSRSMVSQIERGESSPTISTLWNLTRALQVDFAGLLEDAKTTDQIEVLRQAEVPSIDNMGEKCRIRILSPPEEAGGHEVYDIQFQANGSLNSQPHARGAREQLTVLEGAVRVTSGTASSDLKQGDTARYAADITHSISAENPARVFLIVKNA, encoded by the coding sequence ATGACGGAAAACACAGACGATATTCTGACGCGCCTGCCCGCCCGATTGAAAGAGGCGCGCCGCGCCAAAGGCCTGTCGCTTGAGGCGGTCGCCAACCTCAGCGGCGTCTCGCGTTCCATGGTCAGCCAGATCGAGCGTGGCGAAAGCAGCCCCACAATTTCTACCCTGTGGAACCTGACACGCGCTCTGCAGGTGGATTTCGCCGGACTTTTGGAAGACGCCAAAACGACCGACCAGATCGAAGTGCTGCGTCAAGCAGAAGTGCCCAGTATCGACAATATGGGCGAGAAATGCCGGATTCGCATCCTCTCTCCCCCCGAAGAGGCCGGAGGACACGAGGTCTATGATATTCAGTTTCAGGCCAATGGGAGCCTGAACAGCCAGCCTCATGCGCGCGGCGCACGAGAGCAACTGACTGTGCTGGAAGGCGCCGTCCGTGTCACTTCGGGAACGGCATCCAGCGATCTGAAACAAGGGGATACCGCCCGGTATGCCGCCGATATTACGCATTCGATAAGCGCTGAAAACCCGGCCCGCGTTTTCCTGATCGTAAAAAACGCCTGA